From Ancylobacter pratisalsi, one genomic window encodes:
- the rnr gene encoding ribonuclease R, with protein sequence MRKPARPKPRKAPAPRLPRGLPSREDLTAFIAANGGDVGKREISRAFGLDGSDRIVLKAMLRELAEEGLIGRKRKKLHVAGGLPAVVMSEVVERDEDGELIAQPIDWDTEAHGEAPHILIKLARRGRVAGPAPAIGDRVLLKTDEIPEADGRVRHTGHVLKIIEKSRALTLGVFRRDAQGGGRLIPVDKRNMGRELAIPPDFAGDAEDGDLVSVEIMRHHAYGLPTAKVKERLGSVSTEKAISLIAIHAHGIPSVFRRDALAEAEEARPARMAGREDWRDLPLVTIDPPDAKDHDDAVHATPDLDPDNEGGFILTVAIADVAAYVRPGSALDREALSRGNSVYFPDRVVPMLPERISNDLCSLRPLEDRPAMAVRMVVGANGRKRRHSFHRVMMRSAAKLSYVQAQAAIDGRPDETTQPLLTGVLRPLWDAYAAVKQARDARSPLELDLPERKILLKPDGTVDRVVVPERLDAHKLIEEFMILANVAAAETLEEKHVPLVYRVHDQPSLEKMSGLREFLQTLDIKLPKTETVRPAQFNEILSRVVGSELAPLVNQVILRSQAQAEYAFENYGHFGLHLRRYAHFTSPIRRYADLIVHRALIRALGLGRDGLPETMTPEQLAEIAARISASERRAMSAERETVDRLIAHHMAQQMGAEFKGRIAGVTRVGLFVTLDDTGADGFIPASTLGQDYYRYDEARHALIGDQSGEMHRLGDRVEVKLIEAAPVAGALRFELISEGTRVAGAGKGPRGAGKARFRRPEERPRRAGMRGKRK encoded by the coding sequence GTGCGCAAGCCCGCCAGACCGAAGCCCCGCAAAGCCCCCGCCCCCCGCCTGCCGAGGGGTCTTCCAAGCCGTGAGGATCTCACCGCCTTCATCGCCGCCAATGGCGGAGACGTCGGCAAGCGGGAGATATCGCGCGCCTTCGGGCTCGACGGCAGCGACCGCATCGTGCTCAAGGCGATGCTGCGCGAGCTGGCCGAGGAAGGGCTGATCGGGCGCAAGCGCAAGAAGCTCCACGTCGCCGGCGGCCTGCCCGCCGTCGTCATGTCCGAGGTCGTGGAACGCGACGAGGACGGCGAACTCATCGCCCAGCCGATCGACTGGGACACCGAGGCGCATGGCGAGGCCCCGCACATCCTCATCAAGCTCGCCCGGCGTGGCCGTGTCGCCGGCCCGGCGCCCGCCATCGGCGACCGCGTGCTGCTGAAGACCGACGAGATCCCGGAAGCGGATGGCCGGGTGCGTCACACCGGGCATGTGCTCAAGATCATCGAGAAGTCCCGCGCCCTCACGCTCGGCGTCTTCCGCCGCGACGCCCAGGGCGGTGGACGGCTGATCCCGGTCGACAAGCGCAACATGGGCCGCGAGCTTGCCATTCCCCCGGACTTCGCCGGCGATGCCGAGGACGGCGACCTGGTCTCGGTCGAGATCATGCGTCATCACGCCTATGGCCTGCCGACCGCGAAGGTGAAGGAGCGACTCGGCTCCGTCTCGACCGAGAAGGCGATCAGCCTCATCGCCATCCACGCCCACGGCATACCGAGCGTGTTCCGGCGTGATGCGCTGGCCGAGGCCGAGGAAGCCCGGCCCGCGAGGATGGCCGGTCGCGAGGACTGGCGCGATCTGCCGCTGGTCACCATCGACCCGCCCGATGCCAAGGACCATGACGACGCGGTCCATGCCACGCCCGATCTCGACCCCGACAATGAGGGCGGCTTCATCCTCACCGTCGCCATCGCCGATGTCGCCGCCTATGTGCGCCCCGGTTCGGCACTCGACCGCGAGGCGTTGTCGCGCGGCAATTCGGTGTACTTCCCCGACCGGGTGGTGCCGATGCTGCCGGAGCGGATCTCCAATGATCTGTGCTCGCTGCGCCCGCTGGAGGACCGCCCGGCCATGGCGGTGCGCATGGTGGTGGGCGCCAATGGCCGCAAGCGGCGCCACAGCTTCCATCGCGTGATGATGCGTTCGGCCGCCAAGCTCTCCTATGTGCAGGCGCAGGCCGCCATTGACGGCCGGCCGGACGAGACCACCCAGCCCCTGCTGACGGGCGTGCTGCGCCCGCTGTGGGACGCCTATGCGGCCGTGAAGCAGGCCCGCGACGCCCGCTCCCCGCTGGAACTCGACCTGCCCGAGCGCAAGATCCTGCTGAAGCCCGACGGCACGGTGGACCGGGTCGTGGTTCCCGAACGCCTCGACGCGCACAAGCTGATCGAGGAATTCATGATCCTCGCCAACGTCGCCGCCGCCGAGACGCTGGAGGAAAAGCACGTCCCCCTCGTCTACCGCGTCCACGACCAGCCATCGCTGGAGAAGATGTCAGGCCTGCGCGAATTCCTGCAGACGCTCGACATCAAGCTGCCCAAGACCGAAACCGTCCGCCCGGCGCAGTTCAACGAGATCCTGTCGCGGGTGGTGGGCAGCGAGCTGGCGCCGCTGGTCAACCAGGTCATCCTGCGCAGCCAGGCGCAGGCGGAGTATGCCTTCGAGAATTACGGACATTTCGGCCTGCATCTGCGCCGCTACGCGCATTTCACCTCGCCGATCCGCCGCTATGCCGACCTCATCGTGCACCGCGCGCTGATCCGTGCGCTCGGACTTGGCCGCGACGGGCTGCCGGAGACCATGACGCCCGAACAGCTCGCCGAGATCGCCGCGCGCATCTCGGCCAGCGAGCGCCGCGCCATGTCGGCGGAGCGCGAGACCGTCGACCGGCTGATCGCCCACCATATGGCCCAGCAGATGGGCGCCGAGTTCAAGGGCCGCATTGCCGGTGTCACCCGTGTCGGCCTGTTCGTCACGCTGGACGACACCGGTGCGGACGGATTCATTCCCGCCTCGACGCTCGGGCAGGACTATTATCGCTATGATGAAGCCCGCCACGCCCTGATCGGCGACCAGAGCGGAGAGATGCACCGCCTCGGCGACCGCGTCGAAGTGAAGCTGATCGAAGCCGCCCCGGTGGCTGGCGCGTTGCGATTCGAGCTTATATCGGAAGGGACGCGGGTCGCGGGCGCCGGGAAAGGACCGCGCGGTGCCGGCAAGGCCCGCTTCCGCCGCCCCGAGGAACGGCCCCGCCGCGCCGGTATGCGCGGCAAACGCAAATAG
- a CDS encoding DUF983 domain-containing protein — protein sequence MMSQPHRPVGTAFARGFRMRCPACGQGKMFGAYLKVNERCPSCGEELWHHRADDAPPYMVITIVGHIVVPLLLAVEMAFRPAIWIHLSLWLPMTLILSLLLLPPVKGALIAYQWAVRMHGFDPTDPERDPVPPSRRADAPMAKPARVAS from the coding sequence ATGATGTCACAGCCGCACCGGCCCGTCGGCACCGCCTTCGCCAGAGGCTTCCGCATGCGCTGCCCCGCCTGCGGCCAAGGCAAGATGTTCGGCGCCTATCTCAAGGTGAACGAGCGCTGCCCGTCCTGCGGCGAGGAGCTCTGGCACCACCGCGCCGACGACGCCCCGCCCTACATGGTCATCACCATCGTCGGCCACATCGTTGTGCCGCTGCTGCTGGCGGTGGAAATGGCCTTCCGTCCGGCCATCTGGATCCACCTGTCGCTGTGGCTGCCGATGACGCTCATTCTCTCGCTGCTGCTGCTTCCGCCCGTGAAGGGTGCGCTCATCGCCTATCAATGGGCAGTGCGCATGCACGGCTTCGACCCCACCGATCCCGAGCGCGATCCGGTTCCGCCCAGCCGCCGGGCGGATGCGCCGATGGCCAAACCCGCCCGCGTCGCCTCCTGA
- a CDS encoding NUDIX hydrolase encodes MSRTDVTARFNVEARGPRHPTVRPADAAALILVDRSATTPRLLFGRRNPRLRFMPGKLVFPGGRLEPKDRHMPVFGMLDDESERRLGERVARPALSRPRGLALAAIRETFEETGLAIGTRDAGTPDTIPDGWQDFGGAGLFPNLEALTFVARAITPPGLIRRFDTRFFIADLADVGHRVEGTIGPEQEFVEAAWLTTDEAKRAEIPDITRAIVEEVEIRLSGGNKPWLPVPLYYGRGNRMYREPIA; translated from the coding sequence ATGAGCCGCACCGACGTTACCGCGCGTTTCAATGTCGAAGCGCGCGGCCCCCGCCATCCGACCGTGCGCCCCGCCGACGCTGCGGCGCTCATTCTCGTTGATCGCTCGGCCACGACGCCCCGCCTGCTGTTCGGCCGCCGCAACCCGCGCCTTCGCTTCATGCCCGGCAAGCTGGTCTTTCCCGGCGGACGGCTGGAGCCGAAGGACCGGCACATGCCGGTCTTCGGCATGCTGGACGACGAGAGCGAGCGGCGGCTCGGCGAGCGGGTTGCGCGCCCCGCTCTCAGCCGGCCGCGCGGGTTGGCGCTCGCCGCCATCCGCGAGACCTTCGAGGAAACGGGACTGGCCATCGGCACGCGCGATGCCGGCACGCCGGACACGATTCCCGACGGCTGGCAGGATTTCGGCGGCGCCGGACTGTTTCCCAATCTGGAGGCGCTCACCTTCGTCGCGCGGGCCATCACCCCGCCAGGTCTGATCCGCCGCTTCGATACGCGCTTCTTCATCGCCGACCTCGCCGATGTCGGCCATCGCGTCGAGGGCACCATCGGACCGGAGCAGGAGTTCGTCGAAGCCGCCTGGCTCACCACCGACGAGGCGAAGCGCGCGGAGATTCCCGACATCACCCGCGCCATTGTCGAGGAGGTCGAGATCCGCCTCTCCGGCGGCAACAAGCCATGGCTGCCGGTGCCGCTCTATTACGGACGCGGCAACCGGATGTACCGCGAACCCATCGCCTGA
- a CDS encoding MFS transporter: MSAPVSSIPTPPGVNVASIAAAIGAISVVGLGLALTIPLLAFELNARGISSTWIGINTAVGGFATIVVAPFTPGLVRRLGAGRMLMAALLTAGISLIAFKLTASFALWFPLRFIFGAALCVLFVVSEFWINAAAPSGRRGFVIGIYGTVLSVGFAGGPAILSLVGTSGLAPYLCGAAFFGVAAIPVMIGASGAPVIEKDGAGGVFSLLRIAPAATLAAFIFGAVETGLLNFLPLYGLRRGLGESDAAILLTVAELGNVGLQLPLGLISDRVDRRKLLLGCGALALIGSLLLPYLAMDGWAMWITVFLTTGICAGLYTVGLALLGARFDGAALATANAAFVMLYSIGLIVGPTTVGGGMQVIDPNGFAFALALFLAIYVLVVAGQIWRDR; the protein is encoded by the coding sequence ATGTCTGCCCCCGTCTCGTCCATCCCCACGCCGCCGGGCGTGAATGTTGCTTCCATCGCGGCGGCCATCGGCGCGATTTCGGTGGTGGGGCTGGGGCTGGCGCTTACCATTCCGCTGCTGGCGTTCGAGCTGAACGCGCGCGGAATCTCCAGCACCTGGATCGGCATAAACACCGCTGTCGGCGGCTTCGCCACCATCGTCGTCGCGCCCTTCACACCGGGGCTGGTCCGACGCCTCGGCGCGGGCCGTATGCTGATGGCGGCACTTCTCACCGCAGGCATCAGCCTGATCGCCTTCAAGCTCACGGCGTCCTTCGCGCTGTGGTTTCCGCTGCGCTTCATCTTCGGTGCCGCGCTGTGCGTGCTGTTCGTCGTCAGCGAGTTCTGGATCAACGCCGCCGCGCCCAGCGGCCGACGCGGCTTCGTCATCGGCATTTACGGCACTGTTCTATCGGTGGGGTTCGCGGGCGGGCCGGCTATTCTCAGCCTGGTCGGCACCAGCGGCCTCGCGCCCTATCTGTGCGGCGCGGCCTTCTTCGGCGTCGCCGCGATTCCGGTGATGATCGGCGCGTCCGGCGCGCCGGTGATCGAGAAGGACGGCGCGGGCGGCGTGTTCAGCCTGTTGCGCATCGCCCCTGCGGCGACGCTCGCCGCCTTCATCTTCGGAGCGGTCGAAACCGGGCTGCTGAACTTCCTGCCGCTCTACGGCCTGCGGCGCGGGCTCGGCGAGAGCGACGCGGCGATCCTGCTTACCGTGGCGGAACTCGGCAATGTGGGGCTCCAGCTGCCGCTCGGCCTCATCAGCGACCGGGTCGACCGGCGCAAGCTTCTGCTCGGCTGCGGCGCGCTGGCGTTGATCGGTTCGCTGCTGCTGCCCTATCTGGCCATGGATGGCTGGGCGATGTGGATCACGGTGTTCCTCACCACGGGCATCTGCGCCGGCCTCTACACCGTCGGCCTCGCCCTGCTCGGCGCGCGCTTCGATGGCGCGGCGCTGGCCACGGCGAACGCCGCCTTCGTGATGCTCTATTCCATCGGCCTCATTGTCGGCCCGACCACGGTGGGCGGGGGCATGCAGGTGATCGACCCCAACGGCTTCGCCTTCGCCCTGGCGCTGTTTCTGGCCATCTATGTTCTGGTGGTCGCGGGGCAGATATGGCGCGATCGCTGA
- the rpmG gene encoding 50S ribosomal protein L33 → MAKATTIKIKLVSSADTGFFYVTKKNSRTMTDKLVVKKYDPVARKHVEFREGKIK, encoded by the coding sequence ATGGCCAAAGCAACGACCATCAAGATCAAGCTCGTGTCGAGCGCCGACACCGGCTTCTTCTACGTCACCAAGAAGAACTCGCGCACCATGACCGACAAGCTGGTCGTGAAGAAGTACGACCCGGTCGCGCGCAAGCATGTCGAGTTCCGCGAAGGCAAGATCAAGTGA
- a CDS encoding response regulator codes for MPKTVLIVEDNELNMKLFNDLLEAHGYVTIGTRNGREVMDLARQNRPDLILMDIQLPEVSGLDVTRWLKADPELKAIPVIAVTAFAMKGDEERIREGGCEAYLSKPISVARFLETVRQFLPD; via the coding sequence ATGCCCAAGACCGTACTGATCGTTGAAGACAATGAGCTCAACATGAAGCTCTTCAACGATCTGCTCGAAGCTCACGGCTATGTCACCATCGGCACGCGCAATGGCCGCGAGGTGATGGATCTTGCCCGTCAGAACCGTCCCGACCTGATTCTGATGGACATTCAGCTTCCCGAAGTCTCCGGGCTCGACGTGACGCGCTGGCTCAAGGCCGACCCGGAACTCAAGGCGATTCCGGTTATCGCCGTCACCGCCTTCGCCATGAAAGGCGACGAGGAACGAATCCGGGAGGGGGGCTGCGAGGCCTATCTTTCCAAGCCGATTTCGGTAGCGCGATTCCTGGAGACGGTGCGCCAGTTCCTTCCCGACTGA